A single Populus alba chromosome 7, ASM523922v2, whole genome shotgun sequence DNA region contains:
- the LOC118032131 gene encoding protein GAMETE EXPRESSED 2, with product MALEIHLVSLSCLIFIASLASTPVNSEQTQGPYFAFSWLTDNNTFQAGDVATIKIKVLGEFDRSKGNAFSPKITVNGKMGNSCFVSGVLLDVAGEDTDTWRILFTPIRVGVFNVFIEDGPFHVFDSSLHFEVKAGKIYASACIASWRDLENEFEAGAKATVLIVPRDAFGNNVTSTGQELRPFNFTVSELYENGSIANVPDITHIGWNEFGQIILEFIATKSGNLLLHVEGGNQTLNGCPLLYKVNPGPVDVSNCEATWKFETNAWQIFSKMETCIHQKDKYGNPVLGFYEFDTNVVEEEMNLSIPLADMSFTEVMPGIQLCSFSLLEPGNFLLTISDTKHNRSISNMPFSFNVFIGYADGSSSIVNGSGLNDSTAGEIAQFSIYLNDIFQYPSFVGVESIRVQIIRETDSYSVKPSINPIVNGNVSTPRAGNNSIRQAEIALAPSEIAPVSSVDLGKNSTGNSKVLASAFNVIYTPEKTGIYEIYVFCGNVLLNGGHSFRKEVRAGEVNVSLSTIQKFSLRAPKMIENEMAVQLVDSFFNPVLSQQSRLTLEIASVNKSGFSSGMFVDNDNGTYCIRYAVKDDGAYEMCVSFDGKRLSPCPLGVNMYGVEYFPKANDDNISVWEDESIAFDVLANDYFAGNNASIVELSKPDRGSLLQNGNLFRYTPYKDYYGNDSFTYTLSDVNGNLASASVIISVLNIPPQFISFPIQLQATEDVIGPRYGGFSAIVIKHSDPTEKICVTLSARSGTVFLSPVLMQFWQPIWGEFSAKKGDDAAKDLILEGGVEAINLALQSIQYLGSENFYGDDAIHVSASNKNGKNDLDVPVSVEPVNDPPVIKIPKFIILKSNEDESLIFDKAIDKFEFSVGDPDLLGYPGNESGFIVTFSVEVDKGFLVTSLAAELLKTTELKVMSSYQWQPIQTYVSISRHFMVRANGVRFRGALNECNSVMQQLSYDGRESDAILTVKLNDMGHYGCSSDCTDKIAVPLYAEATVQLIRRRSMSSLLAHTLGSAILVEFLMVFSLGGILLFFTCKCAMHLANERRRISVKNSQLSSVQNSQKKSVSAFLYLSNETK from the exons ATGGCACTCGAAATTCACTTGGTTTCACTCTCTTGCCTCATTTTCATTGCATCATTGGCTTCTACACCTGTAAATTCAG AACAAACACAAGGACCCTACTTTGCATTCAGTTGGTTAACCGACAACAACACATTCCAAGCAGGAGATGTTGCAACTATAAAGATCAAAGTGCTAGGAGAGTTTGACAGGAGTAAAGGAAATGCTTTTAGTCCTAAAATAACAGTGAATGGCAAGATGGGGAATTCTTGTTTTGTGTCTGGTGTTTTACTTGATGTTGCAGGAGAGGATACGGATACTTGGAGAATTCTTTTCACTCCAATACGGGTTggagtttttaatgtttttattgaagACGGCCCTTTTCATGTCTTTGATTCTTCTCTCCATTTTGAAGTTAAAGCAG GGAAAATATATGCGTCTGCCTGCATTGCGTCATGGAGGGATCTCGAAAATGAGTTTGAAGCTGGGGCTAAAGCTACAGTTTTAATTGTTCCTAGAGATGCATTTGGGAATAATGTTACTTCAACGGGACAAGAACTACgtccttttaattttactgTGTCTGAACTTTACGAAAACGGTAGCATTGCCAATGTGCCAGACATCACTCACATAGGCTGGAATGAATTTGGTCAGATCATTCTCGAGTTTATTGCTACAAAATCTGGAAATTTATTGTTGCATGTGGAAGGAGGAAATCAGACCTTGAATGGCTGTCCGCTACTGTATAAGGTGAATCCAG GACCTGTCGATGTTTCCAATTGTGAGGCCACTTGGAAGTTTGAaacaaatgcatggcaaatatTCTCCAAGATGGAAACTTGTATACACCAGAAAGATAAATATGGGAACCCTGTTCTAGGATTCTATGAATTCGACACCAATGTTGTTGAAGAGGAGATGAACCTGTCTATACCTCTTGCAGATATGAGCTTCACCGAGGTGATGCCAGGAATTCAGTTATGTTCCTTCAGTCTACTGGAACCTGGAAACTTCTTGCTCACTATATCAGATACAAAACATAATAGAAGCATCTCCAATatgccattttcttttaatgtgtTCATAG GTTATGCTGATGGATCATCCAGCATAGTCAATGGATCTGGTTTAAATGATTCCACTGCTGGTGAAATTGcacaattttcaatttatttgaatGACATTTTTCAATACCCATCTTTTGTCGGAGTAGAAAGCATTCGAGTGCAGATAATAAGGGAAACTGATTCCTATTCAGTAAAGCCAAGCATCAATCCAATTGTTAATG GAAATGTATCTACTCCAAGAGCGGGCAATAATTCTATCCGTCAAGCAGAAATTGCTCTGGCACCGTCAGAAATTGCTCCTGTATCCTCCGTTGATCTAGGAAAAAAT TCTACAGGAAACTCAAAAGTTCTGGCCAGTGCTTTTAATGTGATTTACACTCCTGAAAAGACTGGAATCTATGAAATTTATGTGTTCTGTGGAAATGTTTTGCTGAATGGTGGCCATTCATTCAGAAAGGAAGTGAGAGCAG GTGAGGTTAATGTATCACTCTCGACAATTCAGAAATTTTCTTTGAGGGCGCCAAAGATGATTGAAAATGAAATGGCAGTGCAACTGGTGGATTCATTTTTTAATCCTGTCCTGTCCCAGCAGTCAAGACTGACACTAGAGATAGCTTCAGTTAACAAGTCTGGTTTTTCAAGTGGAATGTTTGTGGATAACGATAATGGTACATACTGCATTCGATATGCGGTTAAGGATGACGGAGCTTATGAGATGTGTGTTTCTTTTGATGGCAAACGTTTGTCACCCTGCCCCCTCGGAGTCAACATGTATGGAG tTGAATACTTTCCCAAGGCCAATGACGATAACATTTCGGTATGGGAGGATGAGTCTATTGCTTTCGATGTCTTGGCGAATGACTACTTTGCCGGCAACAATGCAAGTATTGTTGAATTATCAAAA CCAGATCGTGGTTCGCTTTTACAGAATGGAAATCTCTTTAGATACACTCCTTACAAAGATTATTACGGGAATGACTCTTTTACATACACACTATCTGATGTAAATGGAAACCTTGCTTCTGCTTCTGTAATCATTTCTGTTCTCAACATCCCACCTCAGTTCATTTCCTTTCCAATCCAATTGCAAGCAACTGAAGATGTGATAGGTCCCAGATATGG TGGTTTCTCTGCGATTGTGATAAAACACTCGGATCCAACAGAGAAAATCTGTGTCACTCTCAGCGCTCGATCTGGGACTGTGTTTTTGTCTCCTGTGCTTATGCAGTTTTGGCAGCCCATTTGGGGTGAATTTTCTGCAAAGAAAGGGGATGATGCAGCTAAAGATTTAATCTTAGAAGGCGGTGTAGAAGCAATCAATCTAGCCCTTCAATCGATTCAGTATCTTGG AAGTGAGAATTTCTACGGGGATGATGCTATTCATGTTTCTGCCAGCAACAAGAATGGAAAGAATGACCTGGATGTTCCAGTTTCTGTTGAGCCTGTCAACGATCCTCCGGTTATTAAAATCCCTAAATTTATCATACTGAAGAGTAACGAGGATGAGTCACTGATATTTGACAAAGCAATAGACAAGTTTGAGTTCTCTGTTGGAGATCCAGACCTTCTTGGATACCCTG GCAATGAGTCTGGATTTATAGTCACATTTTCAGTGGAAGTAGACAAGGGATTTTTGGTAACCAGTCTAGCAGCTGAGCTTCTTAAGACAACTGAACTTAAGGTGATGAGTAGTTATCAGTGGCAACCAATACAGACATATGTTTCTATCTCAAGACATTTTATGGTCAGAGCTAATGGAGTCAGATTCCGGGGGGCGCTTAACGAATGCAACAGTGTCATGCAACAACTGTCCTATGAT GGTAGAGAAAGTGATGCCATTTTAACtgtgaaattaaatgatatggGACATTATGGGTGTTCTTCAGACTGCACCGACAAGATTGCAGTGCCTTTATATGCTGAGGCTACAGTACAACTTATCCGAAGAAGGTCAATGAGTTCATTGTTAGCTCACA CCCTTGGATCAGCTATCTTAGTTGAGTTTCTTATGGTGTTTTCTCTAGGAGGGATTCTTCTGTTCTTTACATGCAAATGCGCAATGCATCTTgcaaatgaaagaagaagaatcagtGTCAAGAATTCTCAGCTATCTAGTGTGCAGAATTCCCAGAAAAAAAGTGTGAGTGCCTTCTTATATCTCAGCAACGAAACGAAATAG